In Maridesulfovibrio sp., a single genomic region encodes these proteins:
- a CDS encoding AzlD domain-containing protein produces the protein MDQKLILLTLIGMMAVTYIPRMLPAMALSSRNLPPLAVKWLSYVPTAVLSALLAPSLLAPKGTINLGFDNLYFWVALPTFTVAMVTRNFFGTVAVGMGLVAAARYFMF, from the coding sequence ATGGACCAGAAATTAATACTTCTCACCCTGATAGGCATGATGGCGGTAACCTACATCCCGCGCATGCTCCCGGCCATGGCCCTGAGTTCCCGCAACCTGCCGCCCTTGGCGGTCAAGTGGCTGAGCTACGTGCCGACCGCAGTGCTCTCCGCCCTGCTGGCACCCTCCCTGCTGGCGCCGAAAGGGACAATCAACCTCGGTTTTGACAATCTCTACTTCTGGGTGGCCCTGCCGACCTTCACCGTTGCCATGGTGACCAGAAACTTTTTCGGCACAGTAGCCGTTGGCATGGGGCTTGTGGCTGCCGCAAGGTATTTTATGTTTTGA
- a CDS encoding solute carrier family 23 protein gives MQNTAGLNNQTNQPNGFYYHLITAVLSLQHVIILFIGIAITPAMLAEIYNLPPPETHHLIFMTTVGAGLATLIQPYRAAGLGLGMPMFMGTSGAFMSCAHAAISLGGFPFFCSLALLASPFQIIFSYGIRFLRQILTPTVGGVIIMLAMVGLLKDSLITWVGQGPPDGQSGLLNILVGMITISVMILVEWLGRDRLRPWSLFLGLSAGILAEILIGDIDFSQVGTAAWLGLPPMKWPEFSFDISNPGHWATYFTFIISVQVTSIKYVGDAMALQKVMHPGQKRTDFNAIQGGLYSNSISMILTSFFGGMPPSSHSPNIPLMEMTGIASRRVAVLSALILIVLICSPKTAYLLDAIPGEVMGAVGVVLVAHLFSTGVRMIAAELDHKNGVIAGLSLCFGLIAENDMFYPEAFPEFIRPISTNGFAVGGLVAVLLTILTRLSIKHFLIFFLEPSPDQLVKIRDKVSTFTSGAGMSLRNSNYLELACEEIFVHALGEFERENIKGLIRFKMYRQNKQIQVEISFGSRLDTDLDHNCNANMNACEMKEEELQNLGLMLLSKIIKKITHQNMGKYTYLCFSLPLN, from the coding sequence ATGCAGAACACTGCCGGATTGAATAATCAGACAAATCAGCCCAATGGTTTTTACTACCATTTAATTACGGCTGTCCTGAGCCTGCAGCATGTGATAATTCTTTTTATCGGCATAGCCATAACCCCCGCCATGCTTGCCGAAATTTATAACCTTCCTCCTCCTGAAACGCATCACCTGATTTTTATGACTACCGTGGGGGCAGGTTTAGCCACTTTGATACAGCCTTACAGAGCAGCCGGGCTCGGTTTGGGCATGCCCATGTTTATGGGAACATCCGGCGCTTTTATGTCCTGCGCTCATGCGGCTATCTCGCTTGGTGGTTTTCCCTTTTTTTGCTCGCTTGCTCTTTTAGCGTCACCATTTCAGATCATATTCAGTTACGGCATACGATTTCTGCGCCAGATACTTACACCGACAGTGGGTGGGGTAATCATTATGCTGGCTATGGTCGGCCTATTGAAGGACTCTCTGATAACATGGGTCGGGCAGGGGCCGCCGGATGGTCAGTCCGGCCTCCTTAATATACTGGTCGGCATGATAACAATTTCAGTAATGATTCTCGTGGAGTGGTTAGGCAGGGACAGACTGAGGCCATGGAGTCTTTTCCTGGGGCTTAGCGCTGGAATTTTAGCGGAAATTTTAATTGGCGACATTGATTTTTCTCAGGTTGGAACAGCCGCATGGCTCGGGTTGCCCCCTATGAAATGGCCGGAATTCTCTTTTGATATTTCAAATCCGGGCCATTGGGCTACGTATTTTACCTTCATCATATCTGTACAGGTTACAAGCATAAAATATGTGGGCGATGCCATGGCGCTGCAGAAGGTAATGCATCCCGGACAGAAAAGGACAGATTTCAATGCCATTCAGGGTGGATTGTATTCAAACAGCATAAGCATGATTTTAACTTCGTTTTTCGGGGGCATGCCGCCTTCTTCGCATTCTCCCAATATCCCGCTGATGGAAATGACCGGAATTGCGAGCAGACGAGTCGCTGTGCTTTCGGCTTTGATTTTAATAGTTTTAATTTGTTCACCCAAAACAGCATATCTACTTGATGCCATCCCCGGTGAAGTAATGGGTGCGGTGGGGGTTGTCCTTGTCGCCCATCTTTTTTCCACCGGGGTGCGCATGATTGCAGCTGAACTTGACCATAAAAACGGCGTAATTGCCGGCCTGTCTCTATGCTTCGGCCTGATTGCTGAAAACGATATGTTTTATCCCGAAGCATTTCCGGAATTTATACGCCCGATCAGCACAAACGGTTTTGCAGTGGGAGGTCTTGTCGCCGTACTGCTGACAATTCTGACCAGATTGAGCATTAAACATTTTTTGATTTTCTTTTTGGAGCCGTCACCGGATCAGTTGGTCAAGATTCGTGATAAAGTGTCAACTTTTACATCAGGTGCCGGCATGAGTCTCCGGAATTCCAATTATCTGGAACTTGCTTGCGAAGAGATTTTTGTTCATGCCCTTGGGGAATTCGAGCGTGAAAATATCAAAGGACTTATTCGATTTAAAATGTACAGGCAGAATAAGCAGATACAGGTGGAAATTTCTTTTGGTTCTCGCTTGGATACCGATCTTGACCATAATTGTAATGCCAATATGAATGCTTGCGAAATGAAGGAAGAGGAACTGCAGAATCTGGGGCTTATGCTCCTTAGTAAAATCATAAAAAAAATCACTCACCAGAACATGGGAAAGTACACTTATCTTTGCTTCAGCCTGCCGCTGAATTGA
- a CDS encoding PLP-dependent aminotransferase family protein, with protein MNYDSLPNQYRYKKVEQEISRHIEAGDLVPGDRLPSLRQMSRSLQLSISTVNHAYEELEKRGLIESRPRSGYYVRSEFRPIPTPEINIPRHIEPRTVTKNKLIQTALETVGNKDLLPLGVVCPSKELLPARQLAKIMNSVIRENPYETAGYEMIPGNLDLRRQIAFRSVDCGSNLTADKLLITTGAMEALYISLRTLTRPGDLVLIQSPSYYCFLQLVENLGLRAIEIPSCPERGINPDRVDEITRTFDIRACIFSPNFNNPDGSLTSDARKKEIVEILAARKIPLVEDDVYGEIYFGDTRPRTLKSFDRDGGVLLCSSFSKTIAPGYRIGWLAPGRYLDKALEIKATTNVSCVAPTQMAIARYLRETLYDRHLKKLRTAMKEQMADMRTEIGLSFPEGTRVTNPTGGSVLWVELPEKVDGVDLFFRAREEGIGIVPGVVFSSQDLFSNYIRLSSGSPMTDELRSGLRRLGELAALQGGSATHS; from the coding sequence ATGAACTACGACAGTCTGCCCAATCAGTACCGTTACAAGAAGGTGGAGCAGGAAATATCAAGGCATATCGAGGCCGGCGATCTCGTCCCCGGTGATCGGCTGCCCTCACTGCGCCAGATGAGCCGATCCCTGCAACTGTCCATTTCCACGGTCAATCACGCTTACGAAGAATTGGAAAAACGCGGGCTGATAGAGTCGCGTCCAAGGTCCGGGTACTATGTCCGCAGCGAATTCAGACCCATCCCCACGCCGGAAATCAATATACCGCGCCACATAGAACCCCGCACCGTTACAAAGAACAAACTTATCCAGACTGCGCTGGAAACAGTCGGCAACAAGGACCTGCTGCCCCTCGGAGTGGTCTGTCCGAGCAAGGAACTGCTGCCCGCCCGGCAACTGGCCAAGATCATGAACAGTGTTATCCGGGAAAACCCGTACGAAACCGCGGGATACGAGATGATTCCGGGTAATCTGGATCTGCGCCGCCAGATAGCTTTCAGGTCCGTGGACTGCGGTTCTAATCTTACTGCGGACAAACTGCTCATAACCACCGGAGCCATGGAGGCTCTTTACATTTCTCTGCGCACGCTGACCCGGCCGGGTGATCTGGTCCTCATTCAGTCTCCATCCTACTATTGTTTTCTGCAACTGGTGGAAAATCTTGGGCTCCGGGCCATAGAGATACCTTCCTGTCCCGAAAGGGGCATCAACCCGGATCGCGTAGATGAGATAACCCGCACATTCGACATCAGGGCCTGTATTTTTTCCCCGAACTTCAACAATCCTGACGGAAGTCTGACCTCGGATGCCCGCAAGAAGGAAATTGTCGAGATACTTGCTGCCCGGAAAATACCGCTGGTGGAGGACGATGTTTACGGGGAGATTTATTTCGGGGACACAAGGCCGCGCACCCTCAAATCATTTGATCGGGACGGCGGGGTTCTGCTCTGCTCGTCCTTTTCCAAGACAATAGCACCGGGATACCGCATCGGCTGGCTTGCTCCGGGACGTTATCTGGATAAGGCTCTGGAGATAAAGGCCACAACGAATGTTTCCTGTGTGGCCCCCACGCAGATGGCCATTGCCCGCTACCTGCGGGAAACCCTTTATGACCGCCACCTCAAGAAGCTGCGCACGGCCATGAAGGAGCAGATGGCCGATATGAGAACTGAAATCGGTCTTTCCTTTCCGGAAGGAACCAGAGTGACCAACCCCACCGGAGGCTCTGTTCTCTGGGTGGAGCTCCCGGAAAAAGTGGACGGTGTGGATTTGTTTTTCAGAGCCAGAGAGGAAGGCATCGGTATAGTTCCCGGAGTCGTTTTTTCCTCGCAGGACCTCTTTTCCAACTACATCCGTCTTTCAAGCGGTTCGCCAATGACGGACGAGTTGCGCTCCGGCCTGCGCCGTCTGGGGGAACTGGCTGCCTTGCAGGGCGGTTCTGCAACGCATTCTTAA
- a CDS encoding CBU_0592 family membrane protein: protein MGQVEVNMETTPQSSDRSGSSEEAGCSFMLEAVGWYGTGAIVLAYLLLSLGLLDSNGLPYQALNLSGALGIILISFKKKAYQPAVLNVVWAVIALLAIGKAVL from the coding sequence GTGGGGCAAGTAGAGGTAAATATGGAAACGACACCGCAGAGTTCTGACCGATCAGGATCATCGGAAGAGGCCGGATGCTCATTTATGCTTGAAGCTGTCGGCTGGTATGGAACGGGGGCCATAGTGCTTGCGTATCTTCTGCTCAGCCTCGGTCTGCTGGATTCCAACGGGCTGCCCTATCAGGCTTTGAATCTATCCGGGGCACTCGGAATTATCCTGATTTCGTTTAAAAAGAAGGCCTATCAGCCTGCTGTCCTCAATGTTGTCTGGGCTGTTATCGCACTGCTGGCTATCGGCAAGGCTGTGCTGTGA
- a CDS encoding AzlC family ABC transporter permease: protein MESAMNSREIKRNTMLMSAFRQALPIVLGYLPVGFAYGVLARKSGISIDNTVLMSIIVFAGSAQFIAVGLIASGASALSVIITTFIVNLRHLLMSAALSPYLKKWSKLQLAAFTFQLTDESFAVHSTRFARGDTDKGETYLINCIAQLAWVGGTVLGIFSSTLITDVRPMGLDYALPAMFIALLIFQIKDRSHVVVGLVTGLLSTALALGGAGQWNVIIATLIGASLGAAVKWTRN, encoded by the coding sequence GTGGAATCCGCAATGAATTCCCGCGAAATCAAACGCAACACAATGCTGATGTCGGCATTCAGGCAGGCCCTGCCCATCGTGCTCGGCTATCTGCCGGTCGGCTTCGCATACGGAGTCCTGGCCCGCAAATCCGGGATATCCATAGATAACACGGTGCTGATGTCCATAATCGTCTTTGCAGGATCGGCACAGTTCATTGCCGTGGGACTCATCGCCTCGGGGGCGTCCGCCCTGTCCGTCATCATTACGACTTTCATCGTCAACCTGCGGCATCTGCTCATGTCCGCGGCCCTTTCACCGTATCTGAAAAAATGGTCCAAGCTGCAGCTTGCCGCGTTCACCTTTCAACTGACCGATGAAAGCTTCGCCGTGCACTCCACCAGATTTGCCAGAGGGGATACGGACAAAGGCGAAACCTACCTCATCAACTGCATTGCGCAGCTTGCATGGGTAGGCGGGACAGTGCTCGGAATTTTCTCCAGCACGCTCATAACGGATGTCAGACCCATGGGGCTGGATTACGCCCTTCCGGCCATGTTCATCGCCCTGCTCATCTTTCAGATAAAGGACAGGAGCCATGTGGTTGTGGGGCTTGTAACCGGACTTCTTTCCACCGCCCTGGCACTGGGCGGGGCCGGACAATGGAATGTAATCATCGCCACCCTTATCGGCGCAAGCCTTGGAGCAGCAGTAAAATGGACCAGAAATTAA
- a CDS encoding PAS domain-containing protein codes for MVLFDQEIIQVVEAVSRHCPGVVVALDAGQRVVFVGGENAGILSGIICPGDYLGSGLTGGIKGFGSFVDGLTEAESSFSGFFANSSGLGGEITWHGSRLEDGSAVLRGFPAGSVNGLRIDNECSFFDPKGCELFVSTLLGNLPGMVYRCRNDVDWTMELVSPGCLDLTGYTPEALLNNRDISYADLIFPEYRAHVWECVQEAVQEFKHYEIVYKIRTFSGEAKWVREKGMEVHRPDGSVVLEGFITDVTPLMEMEQTLHQSEDRLRAMAGKTGQMVYDMDLGTGEILWSGAVPEITGYSEPEFSSVDFLGWERLIHPEDRPRAACEIDSGIVDGQHFVSVYRIRQKNGSYLYVEVESDFILNAGGKAVRMLGTVKNCSDKVNMQKLMLQSEKMTSVASLSAGMAHEINNPLGVISQSAQNIERRFSPQLAANLDAARSVGVSLDLVNRYLEKRKVTAMLDAIKNASQRAARIILNMLDFSSSSESREPCDMGEIVDRVLEMCAADFTAESEYDFRKIRVVKEISSDLPEIACFRGEMEQVLFNLLRNSAQALSLYDGVQDDPLITIRLFQNRQHIVLQVEDNGPGVDESTRKRMFEPFFSTRSSDPGNGLGLSIVEYIIVRNHGGEISVESEPGEGVKISVYLPKGAASCSMQDRP; via the coding sequence GTGGTTCTTTTTGATCAGGAAATCATTCAGGTTGTTGAGGCCGTATCCCGGCATTGCCCGGGCGTTGTTGTTGCGCTTGATGCCGGGCAGCGGGTTGTTTTTGTGGGCGGTGAAAATGCCGGGATTCTGTCCGGTATCATCTGTCCCGGAGATTACCTCGGTTCAGGGCTGACAGGCGGAATCAAGGGATTCGGAAGCTTTGTCGATGGATTGACGGAGGCCGAATCCTCTTTCTCCGGTTTCTTTGCGAACAGTTCCGGGCTGGGCGGGGAAATAACCTGGCACGGCAGCCGTCTTGAAGACGGTTCTGCTGTTTTGCGGGGCTTTCCCGCCGGTAGCGTAAACGGGTTGCGCATCGATAACGAGTGCAGCTTCTTTGATCCGAAAGGATGTGAACTTTTTGTCTCCACCTTACTCGGTAACCTGCCCGGTATGGTCTACCGCTGCAGAAATGATGTGGATTGGACAATGGAACTCGTCAGTCCGGGATGTCTGGACCTGACCGGGTACACTCCGGAAGCTTTGCTGAATAATCGTGATATTTCGTATGCGGATCTTATTTTTCCTGAATATCGGGCGCATGTCTGGGAATGTGTGCAGGAGGCCGTGCAGGAATTCAAGCATTATGAGATTGTCTACAAGATTCGCACCTTTTCCGGTGAGGCAAAGTGGGTCCGGGAAAAGGGCATGGAGGTGCACAGACCGGATGGAAGCGTTGTGCTGGAGGGATTCATAACGGACGTTACTCCATTGATGGAAATGGAGCAGACCCTGCACCAGAGCGAAGACCGGTTGCGGGCCATGGCCGGCAAAACAGGACAGATGGTGTATGATATGGATCTGGGGACCGGGGAGATTCTCTGGTCCGGAGCCGTGCCGGAAATTACCGGTTATTCCGAGCCGGAATTCAGTTCGGTTGATTTTCTCGGGTGGGAAAGGCTTATTCATCCTGAAGACAGGCCCAGGGCGGCCTGTGAAATTGATTCAGGAATAGTGGACGGGCAGCATTTTGTTTCCGTCTACCGCATCCGGCAGAAGAATGGATCGTATCTTTACGTGGAGGTTGAGAGTGATTTTATTTTGAATGCCGGAGGTAAGGCCGTCCGTATGCTCGGGACCGTGAAGAACTGCTCGGACAAGGTCAATATGCAGAAACTGATGCTTCAGTCCGAAAAAATGACTTCCGTTGCCAGTCTCTCCGCCGGAATGGCGCATGAAATAAACAATCCGCTTGGAGTGATAAGCCAGTCTGCACAGAATATTGAAAGGCGGTTTTCCCCTCAGCTTGCCGCTAATCTGGATGCAGCCAGGTCGGTCGGCGTTTCTCTTGACCTTGTGAACAGGTATCTGGAGAAGCGCAAGGTTACCGCCATGCTTGATGCCATAAAAAACGCCAGCCAGCGAGCAGCCAGAATCATACTGAATATGCTCGATTTCAGCAGTTCATCAGAGAGCAGAGAGCCCTGTGACATGGGTGAAATTGTGGACAGAGTCCTGGAAATGTGCGCCGCTGATTTTACCGCGGAATCGGAATATGATTTCAGGAAAATACGGGTGGTCAAGGAAATTTCATCCGATCTGCCGGAAATAGCCTGTTTCAGGGGAGAGATGGAGCAGGTCCTGTTCAACCTGCTGCGTAATTCCGCTCAGGCCCTGTCCCTGTATGACGGAGTTCAGGATGATCCCTTAATTACCATCAGACTGTTTCAGAATCGGCAGCATATCGTGCTGCAGGTCGAGGACAACGGACCGGGAGTGGATGAATCCACCCGCAAAAGAATGTTTGAGCCTTTTTTCAGCACGCGCTCATCAGATCCGGGAAACGGTTTGGGGCTCAGCATTGTGGAATACATCATCGTGCGCAACCACGGGGGTGAAATATCGGTGGAATCAGAACCGGGAGAAGGAGTGAAAATCTCTGTCTATCTGCCCAAGGGAGCTGCCTCCTGCAGCATGCAGGATCGTCCTTGA
- a CDS encoding asparaginase, whose translation MGAKKISGEVMLVFTGGTIGMSERPDAGGVVPDDNFTKLIREVTPDDHDIQIRPILWSDIPSPHMSPEKMLHLAQDVDAFLAEEQVLGAVILHGTDLLAETAYVLDMTIRSPKPVIMTGAMRYFNESGYDGIRNLMDAVRVCLLPPPQGSDVIIQMADKLFAARNAIKSSSLNVDPFIGQNTGRLGFIAGESVVLTRAEPGRRPRLPFNVTKTAENVHMVGCHPGMDSTILEKLLECGAKGIVLEGFGAGNTPPGLVAGVEKCLAAGIPVVLCTRCVEGGVWPIYAYPGGAANLKQKGVIIAGALSAIKATLLLQLLIGSGCTDTEIRKIFHEESV comes from the coding sequence ATGGGCGCAAAAAAAATATCAGGCGAGGTCATGCTCGTATTCACGGGCGGAACCATAGGCATGAGTGAAAGACCGGACGCAGGCGGAGTGGTGCCGGACGACAACTTCACCAAACTGATCCGGGAAGTGACCCCGGACGATCATGACATACAGATCAGACCGATTCTCTGGTCGGATATTCCCAGCCCGCACATGTCGCCCGAAAAAATGCTCCACCTTGCTCAGGATGTTGATGCATTCCTGGCCGAAGAGCAGGTTCTGGGCGCGGTGATCCTGCACGGCACAGACCTCCTGGCCGAGACTGCATACGTTCTGGACATGACAATACGTTCACCCAAGCCGGTGATCATGACCGGAGCCATGCGTTATTTCAATGAGTCCGGCTATGACGGAATCCGCAACCTCATGGACGCGGTCAGGGTCTGCCTGCTCCCCCCGCCTCAAGGCTCGGACGTTATCATCCAAATGGCCGATAAACTTTTCGCGGCCCGCAATGCAATAAAATCCAGTTCCCTCAACGTGGACCCGTTCATCGGGCAGAACACGGGACGCCTCGGATTCATTGCAGGTGAATCGGTAGTACTTACCAGAGCGGAACCGGGCCGCCGCCCGCGCCTGCCGTTCAACGTGACAAAGACTGCTGAAAACGTGCACATGGTCGGCTGCCATCCCGGAATGGACTCCACAATTCTGGAAAAACTCCTCGAATGCGGAGCAAAAGGCATTGTCCTTGAAGGTTTCGGTGCCGGAAACACCCCTCCCGGACTGGTTGCCGGTGTGGAAAAATGCCTTGCCGCCGGAATTCCCGTTGTGCTCTGCACTCGCTGTGTGGAAGGCGGAGTCTGGCCCATCTACGCCTATCCCGGCGGAGCGGCAAACCTAAAGCAGAAAGGGGTTATCATAGCCGGAGCACTCTCGGCCATCAAAGCCACCCTGCTCCTGCAACTGCTCATCGGCAGCGGATGCACCGACACTGAGATACGTAAAATATTCCATGAAGAGAGCGTCTGA
- a CDS encoding hydantoinase B/oxoprolinase family protein, with protein sequence MKVNPILLEVFKNRFAAISEEMGVTLTRTAFSPNIKERRDLSCAVFDGNGDMVAQAAHIPVHLGSMPLSVKSAIEKGDFSEGDMIMLNDPFKGGTHLPDITLVAPVFCTDSDKPAFYVANRAHHSDVGGMASGSMPLSTSLYQEGIIIPPVKIVAGGEIVKGVMDLILNNVRTPVEREGDFSAQIMANITGVRRLKELIDKYGLETVDFYAAGLNDYAEAITRKTIESIPDGTYSFTDYMDGDGVDCENVPISVVMEVKGDSARLDFTESGNQVSGSVNAVRSITLSAVLYVFRSLIEGDVPTNAGILRPIEVLTRKGSILDANFPAAVAGGNVETSQRIVDVVLGALAEAVPQKIPAASQGTMNNMTIGGMDERTGKPFAYYETLAGGMGASPNCRGEHATHSHMTNTLNTPVEALEYSYPFRVRTYCIRKNTGGTGRMPGGDGLVREIELLSDCEITVLSERRVNAPYGLQGGGPGTPGRNLLVRDGKEIEKPGKFHSPLKKGDIVRMETPGGGGWGK encoded by the coding sequence ATGAAAGTAAATCCAATCCTTCTTGAAGTATTCAAAAACAGATTCGCGGCCATTTCCGAGGAAATGGGCGTTACTCTGACCCGTACCGCATTTTCCCCCAACATCAAGGAGCGGCGCGATCTGTCCTGTGCTGTTTTTGATGGAAACGGGGACATGGTCGCGCAGGCCGCGCACATCCCAGTGCATCTGGGGTCCATGCCCCTTTCCGTGAAGAGCGCCATTGAAAAGGGCGATTTCTCGGAAGGGGATATGATCATGCTGAACGATCCTTTCAAGGGTGGCACTCACCTGCCGGACATAACCCTTGTGGCGCCGGTCTTCTGTACCGATTCAGATAAACCGGCCTTTTATGTGGCAAACCGGGCGCACCACTCCGACGTGGGCGGGATGGCTTCCGGTTCCATGCCGCTTTCCACCTCCCTTTATCAGGAAGGAATCATCATCCCGCCAGTAAAAATCGTTGCAGGCGGTGAGATCGTCAAAGGTGTGATGGACCTTATCCTCAACAATGTTCGAACCCCGGTGGAGCGCGAGGGCGATTTTTCCGCCCAGATCATGGCCAACATTACCGGGGTGCGCAGGCTCAAGGAACTGATCGACAAATACGGCCTTGAAACAGTTGATTTCTATGCCGCCGGCCTGAACGATTACGCCGAGGCCATCACCCGCAAAACCATCGAGTCCATCCCTGACGGCACCTACAGTTTTACCGATTACATGGACGGCGACGGTGTGGACTGCGAAAATGTTCCCATCTCGGTGGTCATGGAAGTGAAAGGGGACAGCGCAAGGCTTGATTTCACCGAGTCCGGTAATCAGGTTTCCGGCAGCGTCAACGCGGTGCGGTCCATAACTCTTTCGGCCGTGCTTTACGTTTTCCGTTCGCTCATAGAAGGCGATGTGCCTACCAACGCCGGTATCCTAAGGCCCATTGAAGTCCTGACCCGCAAGGGCTCCATTCTGGACGCTAATTTTCCGGCAGCGGTCGCCGGGGGCAACGTGGAAACATCCCAGCGCATTGTGGATGTGGTTCTCGGGGCATTGGCCGAGGCCGTTCCCCAAAAGATTCCCGCAGCCAGCCAGGGAACCATGAACAATATGACTATCGGCGGCATGGACGAGCGTACCGGCAAGCCTTTCGCCTATTATGAAACCCTGGCCGGAGGCATGGGGGCATCCCCGAACTGTCGCGGTGAGCATGCCACGCATTCGCACATGACCAACACCCTGAACACCCCGGTAGAAGCGCTGGAATACAGCTATCCGTTCCGGGTGCGGACCTACTGCATTCGCAAGAATACCGGCGGAACGGGGCGGATGCCCGGAGGGGACGGCCTTGTCCGCGAGATAGAACTGCTTTCTGACTGCGAAATAACCGTATTATCCGAAAGGCGCGTGAACGCTCCTTACGGATTGCAGGGCGGCGGGCCCGGAACACCCGGCAGGAACCTGCTCGTCCGTGACGGGAAGGAAATCGAAAAGCCCGGTAAATTCCATTCTCCGCTAAAGAAAGGCGATATCGTCCGTATGGAAACTCCCGGAGGCGGAGGGTGGGGCAAGTAG